In Akkermansia muciniphila, one DNA window encodes the following:
- a CDS encoding phosphate acyltransferase, with protein sequence MSDWQGFSPLNDFTGPLLDNLKRHPKRIVFPEGEDVRVLRVSQRFVEEQAGAPILLGRKEVITRMAEMNGISLKFVRVIEPQKSSDIQMFCDRYERAEQMFGNGLPINTREIVSEPVHFAAMMVLYGQADAIVAGNMKRVASVFRAVNKYRQDPVPTKPLFAISIVLVPEFSKKFGGRGVYFLADTGVNPEPTVENMAYFAVETAKMARHMLGKSVRVAMLSASTSGSVPELAADRTRAAAALAKSMVQKDCLSNEISVEGEIQIDAALSSDSYSVRVHRNSMLQPSEVWVFPTLDAADISKKLLCMMPSVYNYGLILGGLLFPIAQLPRLTDEDRMFGTALVVGNEAIKFHLLYPQGVAPLY encoded by the coding sequence ATGAGTGACTGGCAAGGCTTTTCCCCGCTGAATGATTTTACAGGGCCGCTCCTGGATAACCTGAAGCGCCACCCCAAGCGCATTGTTTTTCCGGAAGGGGAGGATGTCCGCGTGCTGCGCGTGTCCCAGCGCTTTGTGGAGGAGCAGGCTGGAGCGCCCATCCTGCTGGGAAGGAAGGAAGTCATCACGAGAATGGCGGAAATGAACGGAATTTCCCTGAAATTCGTCCGTGTCATTGAACCGCAAAAAAGCTCGGATATTCAGATGTTCTGCGACCGCTATGAACGGGCGGAACAGATGTTCGGCAACGGGTTGCCCATAAACACCCGTGAAATTGTTTCCGAACCGGTTCATTTTGCCGCCATGATGGTGCTTTACGGCCAGGCGGACGCCATTGTGGCCGGGAACATGAAAAGGGTGGCTTCCGTTTTCCGCGCGGTGAACAAGTACCGGCAGGATCCCGTTCCCACCAAGCCCCTGTTTGCCATTTCCATCGTGCTTGTGCCCGAATTTTCCAAAAAATTCGGCGGCCGCGGCGTCTATTTTCTGGCGGATACCGGGGTTAATCCTGAACCCACGGTGGAAAATATGGCCTATTTTGCCGTGGAGACGGCCAAGATGGCCCGCCACATGCTGGGTAAAAGCGTTCGCGTCGCCATGTTGAGTGCGTCCACTTCAGGTTCCGTTCCGGAACTGGCCGCGGACCGTACCAGGGCCGCGGCGGCGCTGGCGAAGAGCATGGTGCAGAAGGATTGCCTGAGCAATGAAATCTCCGTAGAGGGAGAAATCCAGATTGACGCCGCTCTGTCGTCGGATTCCTACAGCGTGCGCGTGCACCGCAATTCCATGCTTCAGCCGAGTGAGGTGTGGGTCTTCCCGACTCTGGATGCTGCGGATATCTCCAAAAAACTGTTGTGCATGATGCCGTCCGTATACAACTACGGCCTTATTCTGGGCGGTCTGCTCTTTCCGATTGCGCAGCTGCCGCGGCTGACGGATGAAGACAGGATGTTCGGCACTGCGCTGGTGGTAGGGAATGAAGCCATTAAATTCCACCTGCTGTATCCGCAGGGGGTTGCTCCGCTTTATTGA
- a CDS encoding type B 50S ribosomal protein L31 translates to MKKDIHPQYNPVVFVDITTGRRFITRSTVRSPKTEVIDGVEHFVVSCGITSDSHPFFTGKNQFVDTEGRIDKFQKRFGTVRRSGGKPKLNK, encoded by the coding sequence ATGAAGAAAGATATTCATCCCCAGTATAATCCGGTCGTTTTCGTTGACATCACCACCGGCCGCCGCTTCATCACCCGTTCCACCGTTCGTTCCCCCAAGACGGAAGTTATTGACGGGGTTGAACATTTCGTGGTTTCCTGCGGTATCACCTCTGATTCCCACCCGTTCTTCACCGGCAAGAACCAGTTTGTGGACACGGAAGGCCGCATCGACAAATTCCAGAAGCGTTTCGGCACCGTCCGCCGCAGCGGAGGCAAGCCCAAGCTCAACAAGTAA
- a CDS encoding copper resistance protein NlpE, translating to MKMILLWAACLVIVTGCNSPQNHHSPIENGGTKTAEQAENFNPYGTYEGILPAADCEGIKTTLTLNNNKTYVLRSEYIGEKNAIFKSKGSYAFINGSLIELTQSSSNEKSYYKILDGSKVMLSDKEGTINQGILAEHYILKKK from the coding sequence ATGAAAATGATTCTTTTATGGGCCGCATGTCTAGTGATCGTAACCGGCTGTAATTCTCCTCAAAATCATCATTCTCCAATTGAAAACGGAGGAACAAAAACAGCGGAACAAGCGGAAAATTTTAATCCTTACGGCACTTATGAAGGAATTCTTCCTGCCGCCGATTGTGAAGGGATCAAAACAACGCTGACATTAAACAACAACAAGACTTATGTATTGAGAAGCGAATACATAGGAGAAAAAAACGCCATTTTCAAATCAAAAGGCTCTTATGCTTTCATCAACGGCAGCCTGATTGAATTGACCCAGTCCTCTTCCAATGAAAAATCTTACTATAAAATACTTGACGGCAGTAAAGTAATGCTGTCAGACAAGGAAGGGACAATCAATCAGGGCATCCTGGCCGAACATTATATATTAAAAAAGAAATAA
- the tilS gene encoding tRNA lysidine(34) synthetase TilS, giving the protein MILTPDHFDSQSAELLRSGRPVLAGISGGRDSMALLSLLSGMPGCNLVACHVNHQLRPEAEEEETFVLRYAASLGIPCVRERVHVRDMAHTRGISIEEAAREARQASFLKWAAGHPGAFVALAHHRNDQQETALLHLCRGASGIHGMSPVSTWANGLTVVRPMLDFSREDITAYLEHLHIPWKEDSSNQSAEYTRNVLRHEIIPKLNALFQRDTSLPFSRACRLENQIRTALSQALDSMNLTDPQGRLFLPKINLLPAELKQCAVHDYLRRQHIPNLTEDAVLRVINILNTDGPSRTSLPGGKLAVRREKRLLVMDAPPPVNKAEQPPADTAGGI; this is encoded by the coding sequence ATGATATTGACACCGGACCATTTTGACAGCCAGTCCGCGGAACTTCTCCGCTCCGGCCGCCCCGTCCTTGCCGGAATCAGCGGGGGAAGGGACTCCATGGCTCTGCTTTCCCTGCTGTCCGGCATGCCGGGCTGCAACCTGGTTGCATGCCATGTAAACCACCAGCTGCGTCCGGAAGCGGAGGAAGAGGAAACGTTTGTGCTCCGTTACGCGGCCTCCCTGGGTATTCCCTGTGTCCGGGAACGCGTCCATGTCCGCGATATGGCCCATACCCGTGGAATTTCCATTGAAGAAGCGGCCAGGGAAGCCAGGCAGGCCTCGTTTCTGAAATGGGCCGCCGGCCATCCGGGGGCGTTCGTGGCCCTGGCCCACCACCGGAACGACCAGCAGGAAACGGCTCTTCTTCACCTCTGCCGCGGCGCCTCCGGCATTCACGGCATGTCCCCCGTCTCCACCTGGGCCAACGGATTGACCGTCGTACGCCCCATGCTGGATTTTTCCCGGGAGGATATCACCGCCTATCTGGAGCATCTCCATATTCCATGGAAGGAGGACTCCAGCAACCAGTCTGCCGAATATACCAGGAATGTTCTGCGCCATGAAATCATTCCCAAATTGAATGCGCTGTTCCAGAGGGACACCAGCCTTCCCTTTTCACGCGCCTGCCGTCTGGAAAATCAAATCCGCACGGCGCTTTCCCAGGCGCTGGACTCCATGAACCTGACAGATCCCCAGGGGCGCCTGTTCCTGCCGAAGATCAACCTGCTTCCTGCGGAGCTGAAACAATGCGCCGTGCATGATTACCTGCGCCGGCAGCATATTCCGAACCTGACGGAAGACGCCGTACTCCGGGTAATCAATATCTTGAATACAGACGGCCCTTCCCGGACTTCCCTGCCCGGCGGGAAACTGGCCGTGCGCAGGGAAAAGCGCCTGCTGGTCATGGACGCGCCTCCCCCGGTCAATAAAGCGGAGCAACCCCCTGCGGATACAGCAGGTGGAATTTAA
- a CDS encoding Amuc_1434 family mucin 2-degrading aspartic protease — MLLRFLSSLFFASGIVFAAQANPQPYPDSDSSDGYDPGFYAEAYSGGYDNASAPAEASASRPVFPTQSYFELLGPMDSRNGLGSVNVQNWMTDLNLCRMSSGSWNFSSTAALRLSWFNGKGADKMDVDRLYTIWLNVNASYAVTGKTRLVFGVTPQISTDFDTWTSHNIFLGGHVLLAGPLNDRFSYGVGIGCYPQLGDYPLLPLIQFKWDASRNWTLQLEGTRLSYINRVSEGFKWGPFVSVVSGTWTIHHDRRVRQFAWISGVAGIGADAGLGRWGSVRPRLVADIGFSFGNSGTIKTSNGSHDLEKYHYDPGFYLRAGLLFEF, encoded by the coding sequence ATGCTCCTTCGATTTTTATCGAGCCTCTTTTTTGCGTCCGGCATCGTTTTTGCCGCCCAGGCGAATCCCCAGCCTTATCCGGATTCCGATTCTTCAGACGGATATGATCCCGGTTTTTATGCAGAGGCTTATTCCGGCGGTTACGACAACGCTTCGGCGCCGGCGGAGGCGTCCGCCTCCAGGCCCGTTTTCCCTACACAGTCCTATTTTGAATTGCTTGGCCCCATGGATTCCAGGAATGGGCTCGGAAGCGTGAATGTCCAGAATTGGATGACGGATTTGAATTTGTGCAGAATGTCCAGCGGTTCCTGGAATTTTTCTTCTACCGCGGCGTTGCGTCTGAGCTGGTTTAACGGAAAAGGGGCGGATAAGATGGATGTGGACCGGCTGTACACGATTTGGCTGAATGTGAATGCCTCCTATGCCGTCACGGGAAAGACGCGCCTGGTTTTCGGTGTGACGCCCCAGATTTCCACGGATTTCGATACCTGGACGAGCCATAATATTTTCTTAGGAGGCCATGTTCTTCTGGCAGGCCCCTTGAACGACCGGTTCAGCTATGGCGTCGGCATCGGCTGTTATCCGCAGCTTGGGGATTATCCTTTGCTGCCTCTTATTCAGTTTAAATGGGATGCTTCCCGGAATTGGACGCTACAACTGGAGGGGACCCGTCTTTCCTATATCAACAGGGTGAGCGAGGGATTCAAGTGGGGGCCGTTCGTTTCCGTGGTGTCCGGCACATGGACGATTCACCATGACCGCCGCGTTCGCCAGTTTGCATGGATTTCCGGCGTCGCCGGCATAGGAGCCGATGCGGGGCTGGGACGTTGGGGCAGCGTTCGCCCCAGGCTGGTGGCGGATATCGGTTTTTCCTTCGGGAATTCCGGTACTATCAAGACTAGCAACGGGAGCCATGATTTGGAAAAGTACCATTATGACCCCGGTTTTTATTTGCGTGCGGGGTTGCTGTTTGAGTTTTGA
- a CDS encoding histidinol-phosphatase encodes MLAWAFPFMYCDYHTHTPLCLHASGTPQEYVQAAVRAGLREYGISDHAPMPGEPFDDWRMKQADMPAYLDWITEARECAAPHGLTVRSALECDWFPGIEPWIERLQGLHAWDYLIGSVHYLGEKEEFDNPYRMDFWRRTDVEDAWEQYWERFRNMAASGMFHIMGHADLIKKFGFRPSGDLRRYYEPALETMRESGACLELNTAGWHNKCGEQYPDGQFLKMAAEAGIPLTISSDAHRPEDVGQDFKRAGELARQAGFRNLASFREGRMELFPLPGI; translated from the coding sequence ATGCTAGCATGGGCATTCCCCTTCATGTACTGCGATTACCATACCCATACCCCCCTGTGCCTGCACGCCTCCGGCACTCCGCAGGAATATGTGCAGGCAGCCGTCCGTGCCGGGCTCCGGGAATACGGCATTTCAGACCATGCCCCGATGCCCGGGGAACCTTTTGACGACTGGCGCATGAAGCAGGCGGACATGCCGGCCTACCTGGACTGGATCACGGAAGCCCGCGAATGCGCCGCGCCGCACGGACTGACAGTCCGTTCCGCTCTGGAATGCGACTGGTTTCCCGGCATTGAACCATGGATAGAGCGCCTGCAGGGCCTGCACGCATGGGATTACCTGATCGGTTCCGTCCATTACCTGGGGGAAAAGGAGGAATTCGACAATCCCTACAGGATGGATTTCTGGCGCCGGACGGATGTGGAGGACGCGTGGGAACAATATTGGGAGCGCTTCCGGAATATGGCCGCCTCCGGAATGTTCCACATCATGGGACACGCGGACCTGATCAAAAAATTCGGCTTCCGCCCCTCCGGCGACCTGCGCCGTTATTATGAACCGGCGCTGGAAACCATGCGGGAATCCGGAGCATGTCTGGAACTTAATACGGCCGGTTGGCACAACAAGTGCGGCGAACAATATCCGGACGGGCAATTCCTGAAAATGGCGGCGGAAGCGGGGATTCCCCTGACCATCAGCTCGGACGCCCACAGGCCGGAGGATGTAGGGCAGGATTTCAAGCGGGCCGGGGAACTGGCCCGGCAGGCAGGGTTCAGGAATCTGGCCTCCTTCCGGGAAGGCCGCATGGAACTGTTCCCCCTGCCCGGAATCTGA